In Phenylobacterium koreense, one DNA window encodes the following:
- a CDS encoding peptidylprolyl isomerase: MKRRVFLGGAAAAVAAPVLAQAQAPGPVRVRLDTADGPIVLELYPDKAPITAGNFLRYVDEKRFDGATFYRASKVPNAPEFGLVQGGVQNDPARVLKPIAHEPTTKTGLSHTNGAISMGRTSPGTATSDFFICVGDMTYMDADPKQPGDNLGFAAFGKVVEGMEMVQKILAAPTSPTAGEGVMKGEMLAQPVKIVTARRLPA, from the coding sequence ATGAAGCGACGTGTTTTTCTTGGCGGCGCGGCTGCAGCGGTTGCGGCGCCGGTCCTGGCCCAGGCCCAGGCTCCAGGCCCTGTGCGGGTAAGGCTGGACACCGCCGACGGGCCCATCGTGCTGGAGCTCTATCCCGACAAGGCGCCGATCACGGCGGGGAACTTCCTTCGCTATGTGGACGAGAAGCGCTTCGATGGAGCGACCTTCTATCGAGCCTCCAAGGTGCCCAACGCCCCGGAGTTCGGCCTGGTCCAGGGCGGGGTGCAGAACGACCCGGCTAGGGTCCTGAAGCCCATCGCTCACGAGCCGACCACCAAGACCGGCCTCTCCCACACCAACGGCGCCATCTCCATGGGCCGGACCAGCCCCGGCACAGCCACCTCGGACTTCTTCATCTGCGTCGGCGACATGACCTACATGGACGCCGACCCCAAGCAGCCGGGCGACAACCTGGGCTTTGCGGCCTTCGGCAAGGTGGTCGAGGGCATGGAGATGGTGCAGAAGATCCTGGCCGCCCCCACCTCGCCGACCGCCGGCGAGGGCGTCATGAAGGGCGAGATGCTGGCCCAGCCGGTGAAGATCGTCACCGCCCGGCGCCTGCCTGCCTGA
- a CDS encoding PLP-dependent aminotransferase family protein, which produces MAGRVDEVMSAIRERIAARTLQPGAKAPSIRAFAAAAGVSKSTVVEAYDRLAAEGVLEARRGSGFYVAGRSPPLALAELGPRLDRLIDPLWVSRQSLEAAPGTLKPGCGWLPSDWMPEDAVRRALRGLARAPHPNLTDYSPPLGVPTMRSLLSRRLAGFGLEAPPDQIMLTESGVQALDLVCRFLLEPGDTVLVDDPCYFNFQALLRAHRVEVVGAPWTPSGPDLDQFEQILIARKPRLYITNSGPQNPTGATLSAVTAHRLLKLAERHDLLIVEDEVYADLEAEASPRLAAFDGLERVVVIGSFSKTMSAAGRCGFVAARREWTEGLIDLKVATSFGGGGLAAELTQAILMDSAYRRYLSSLRERLARARGETLARLRPLGLTPWVEPAAGIFLWMRLPDGLDGGEIAQRALAEGVVLAPGEAFSASRGWRGFLRFNAAQSGEAPIYEVLDRAIRQAGAGR; this is translated from the coding sequence ATGGCTGGCCGCGTCGATGAGGTGATGAGCGCGATCCGTGAGCGCATCGCTGCGCGGACCTTGCAGCCGGGCGCCAAGGCCCCGTCGATCCGCGCCTTCGCCGCCGCCGCTGGCGTTTCCAAATCCACGGTGGTCGAGGCCTATGATCGGCTGGCCGCCGAGGGGGTGCTGGAGGCGCGGCGCGGCTCGGGCTTCTACGTCGCCGGCCGCAGTCCGCCGCTGGCCCTGGCCGAGCTGGGGCCGCGGCTCGACCGCTTGATCGATCCGCTGTGGGTTTCTCGGCAATCGCTGGAGGCCGCGCCTGGGACGCTGAAACCCGGCTGCGGCTGGCTCCCGAGCGACTGGATGCCTGAAGACGCCGTGCGGCGCGCCCTGCGGGGCCTGGCGCGGGCGCCGCACCCCAACCTGACCGACTACAGCCCGCCGCTGGGCGTCCCGACCATGCGCAGCCTGCTATCGCGGCGGCTGGCCGGGTTTGGCCTGGAAGCTCCGCCCGACCAGATCATGCTGACCGAATCCGGCGTCCAGGCGCTGGACCTCGTCTGCCGCTTCCTGCTGGAGCCGGGCGACACGGTCCTGGTGGACGATCCTTGCTACTTCAATTTCCAGGCCCTGCTGCGCGCCCATCGCGTGGAGGTGGTCGGGGCGCCCTGGACGCCGTCCGGCCCGGACCTCGACCAGTTCGAACAGATTCTGATCGCCCGCAAGCCGCGGCTCTACATCACCAATTCCGGCCCGCAGAACCCCACCGGGGCCACGCTTTCGGCAGTGACCGCTCACCGCCTGCTGAAGCTGGCCGAGCGGCATGACCTTCTGATCGTCGAGGACGAGGTCTATGCCGACCTTGAGGCCGAGGCCTCGCCGCGCCTGGCGGCCTTCGACGGCCTGGAGCGCGTGGTGGTCATCGGCAGCTTCTCCAAGACCATGTCGGCCGCTGGTCGCTGCGGCTTCGTGGCCGCCCGGCGGGAGTGGACCGAAGGCCTGATCGACCTGAAGGTCGCGACCTCCTTCGGTGGCGGCGGGCTGGCGGCCGAGCTGACCCAAGCGATCCTGATGGACAGCGCCTATCGCCGCTATCTGTCGTCGCTGCGAGAGCGGCTGGCGCGGGCGCGGGGCGAGACGCTGGCGCGGCTGCGTCCGCTCGGCCTGACGCCGTGGGTCGAGCCGGCGGCGGGAATCTTTCTCTGGATGCGGCTGCCGGACGGCCTCGACGGCGGCGAGATCGCCCAGCGAGCGCTGGCCGAAGGCGTCGTGCTGGCCCCTGGCGAGGCGTTCAGCGCCTCACGCGGCTGGCGCGGCTTCCTGCGCTTCAACGCCGCCCAGTCGGGCGAAGCGCCGATCTATGAGGTTCTCGACCGTGCGATCAGGCAGGCAGGCGCCGGGCGGTGA
- a CDS encoding DMT family transporter translates to MDDKTRGWIDGLLGVAIFSGSLPATRLAVADFDPLFLTAGRAVIAGTLAALLLMATRAQRPSRRELAALAVIASGVVAGFPLLTAIALREITAAHSIVFIGLLPMSTALFAVYLGGERPSRSFWAFAGLGAAMVAAFAMTRGAEGSLKGDLLMVAAVVVCGLGYAEGGRLSRTLGGLQVICWALVIALPVMALLGALTWPEDLTHVSARAWTGLGYVSLFSMLIGFVFWYRGLALGGVAAVGQLQLLQPLMGLGLAAWLLGEPVGWSMAGVTAAVVLCVAGAKRFA, encoded by the coding sequence ATGGACGACAAGACGAGAGGCTGGATCGACGGCCTGTTGGGCGTGGCGATCTTCTCGGGATCACTGCCGGCGACACGGTTGGCGGTGGCCGATTTCGATCCGCTGTTCCTGACCGCCGGGAGAGCGGTGATCGCCGGGACTCTGGCCGCCCTGCTGCTGATGGCGACACGGGCTCAAAGGCCCTCGCGGCGCGAGCTGGCGGCCCTGGCGGTGATCGCCTCGGGCGTGGTGGCGGGGTTTCCGTTGCTCACCGCGATAGCCCTGCGCGAGATCACCGCGGCGCATTCGATCGTCTTCATCGGCCTGCTGCCCATGTCCACGGCGCTTTTCGCGGTCTATCTGGGCGGCGAGCGGCCCAGCCGGTCCTTCTGGGCCTTTGCGGGCCTGGGCGCGGCCATGGTCGCCGCCTTCGCCATGACGCGCGGAGCCGAGGGGTCCCTGAAGGGCGACCTCCTGATGGTGGCGGCCGTGGTCGTCTGCGGCCTGGGCTACGCCGAGGGCGGGCGGCTCTCGCGAACCTTGGGCGGCCTGCAGGTGATCTGCTGGGCGCTGGTCATCGCCCTGCCCGTCATGGCGCTGCTGGGCGCCCTGACCTGGCCGGAGGACCTGACGCATGTGAGCGCCCGCGCCTGGACGGGCCTGGGCTACGTGTCGCTGTTCAGCATGCTGATCGGATTTGTCTTCTGGTACCGCGGCCTGGCCCTGGGCGGGGTGGCGGCGGTGGGCCAGCTTCAGCTTCTGCAGCCGCTGATGGGGCTGGGGCTGGCGGCCTGGCTGCTGGGCGAGCCGGTGGGTTGGTCGATGGCCGGCGTGACCGCCGCCGTCGTGCTGTGCGTCGCGGGCGCCAAGCGTTTCGCCTGA
- the efp gene encoding elongation factor P produces the protein MKVAASSLRKGAVVDMDGKLYVVLTAQNIHPGKGTPVTQLDMRRISDGVKVSERWRTTEQVERAFVDDRTYNFLYQDGEGYHFMQPETFDQVVVSEDVVGDAAPWLSDGMSVVLSVHEGVPIALELPRTVTFEIAETEPSVKGQTASSSYKPAILTNGERIMVPPYITSGTRVVVLTEDWTYSERAKD, from the coding sequence GTGAAGGTCGCTGCCAGCTCGCTCAGGAAAGGCGCCGTCGTCGACATGGACGGCAAGCTCTATGTCGTCCTGACCGCCCAGAACATCCACCCCGGCAAGGGCACGCCGGTCACCCAGCTCGACATGCGCCGCATCTCCGACGGCGTAAAGGTGTCAGAGCGCTGGCGCACGACCGAGCAGGTCGAGCGCGCCTTCGTGGACGACCGGACCTACAACTTCCTCTACCAGGACGGCGAGGGCTATCACTTCATGCAGCCCGAGACCTTCGACCAGGTCGTGGTTTCGGAAGACGTGGTCGGGGACGCCGCGCCGTGGCTGAGCGACGGCATGTCGGTGGTGCTGTCGGTGCACGAGGGCGTGCCGATCGCCCTGGAACTGCCGCGCACCGTCACCTTCGAGATCGCCGAGACCGAGCCGTCGGTGAAGGGTCAGACCGCGTCCTCGTCCTACAAGCCGGCGATCCTGACCAATGGCGAGCGGATTATGGTCCCGCCGTACATCACCAGCGGCACCCGCGTGGTCGTCCTGACGGAAGACTGGACCTACTCGGAACGCGCCAAGGACTAA
- the epmA gene encoding EF-P lysine aminoacylase EpmA, producing MPTASQTPWWRADVHEDRRPFLMARNQITRAVRRWFEDRDFVEVEGAALQISPGNEAHLHAFSTEIIGNSGEHETLYLHTSPEFACKKLLAAGEKRIFDFARVWRNRERGPLHHPEFTLLEWYRTGEPYEQLMTDCADLLALAAETIGAKNLAYRQVSSDPFQEPERLSLQEAFERHAGINLLASVAADGETDRELLADGARACGVRVADDDVWQDIYSKVLVEKIEPHLGVGRPTILCEYPISEAALARPKAGDPRVAERFELYACGVELANAFGELTDPAEQRRRFQAEMDEKARVYGERYPIDEDFLAALAHMPPACGCALGFDRLVMLATGASRIDQVVWTPVAGA from the coding sequence GTGCCGACAGCTTCACAAACGCCCTGGTGGCGCGCCGACGTCCATGAGGACCGCCGCCCGTTCCTGATGGCGCGCAACCAGATCACTCGGGCGGTGCGGCGCTGGTTCGAGGATCGGGACTTCGTCGAGGTCGAGGGCGCAGCCCTGCAGATCTCGCCCGGCAACGAGGCCCATCTGCACGCCTTTTCCACTGAAATCATTGGCAATTCCGGTGAGCATGAGACGCTCTACCTGCACACCTCCCCGGAGTTCGCCTGCAAGAAGCTGCTGGCGGCGGGAGAGAAACGGATCTTCGATTTCGCCCGGGTCTGGCGCAATCGCGAGCGCGGCCCGCTGCATCATCCCGAGTTCACCCTGCTCGAATGGTACCGGACGGGCGAGCCCTACGAGCAACTGATGACCGACTGCGCCGACTTGCTGGCGCTGGCGGCCGAGACGATAGGCGCCAAAAACCTCGCCTATCGGCAGGTTTCGTCCGATCCCTTCCAGGAACCTGAACGGTTGAGCCTGCAGGAGGCCTTCGAACGCCATGCCGGGATCAACCTGCTGGCCAGCGTCGCGGCCGACGGCGAGACCGACCGGGAACTCTTGGCTGATGGCGCAAGGGCTTGCGGCGTGCGCGTCGCCGACGACGACGTTTGGCAGGATATCTATTCGAAGGTGCTGGTCGAGAAGATCGAACCGCACCTGGGCGTGGGCCGGCCCACCATCCTCTGCGAGTACCCGATCAGCGAAGCAGCCCTCGCCCGCCCCAAGGCTGGCGACCCGCGGGTCGCCGAGCGGTTCGAGCTCTATGCTTGCGGGGTCGAACTCGCCAACGCCTTCGGCGAACTGACCGACCCGGCCGAGCAGCGGCGGCGGTTCCAGGCCGAGATGGACGAGAAGGCCCGGGTCTATGGCGAGCGCTATCCGATCGATGAGGACTTCCTCGCCGCCCTGGCCCACATGCCGCCGGCCTGCGGCTGCGCGCTGGGCTTCGACCGCCTGGTGATGCTGGCGACGGGAGCGAGCCGGATCGACCAGGTGGTCTGGACGCCGGTAGCCGGAGCATAG
- a CDS encoding lysine-2,3-aminomutase-like protein has translation MSTLRKPADLVAAGLAPMERLPELERVAARYALAITPAMAELIDPTDPADPIARQLMPGQAELEAQPLERDDPIGDFAFSPVEGIVHRYPDRVLLKATHTCAVYCRFCFRREMVGPEGLKPLTTETLDAALAYIAGRPEIWEVILTGGDPFVLSPRRLADISARLARIEHVKVVRYHTRVPVVDPAAVTDELVEAIKCEGKAVYVALHANHPRELTTAARAACARIVDAGLPMLSQTVLLKGVNDDPEVLGALMRGFVETRIKPYYLHQGDLAPGTSHLRTSVEEGQAVMRAMRGRFSGLCQPTYVLDIPDGHGKVPIGPNYVGEASVEDPQGTTHAYPPKG, from the coding sequence ATGAGCACCCTTCGCAAACCGGCGGACCTGGTGGCCGCGGGCCTGGCGCCGATGGAGCGCCTGCCCGAGCTGGAGCGCGTGGCCGCACGCTACGCGCTGGCCATCACCCCGGCCATGGCCGAACTGATCGACCCGACCGACCCAGCCGACCCGATCGCGCGCCAGCTCATGCCCGGCCAGGCCGAGCTGGAAGCCCAGCCGCTGGAGCGGGACGACCCGATCGGTGACTTCGCCTTCAGCCCGGTCGAGGGGATCGTCCACCGCTATCCAGACCGGGTGCTGCTGAAGGCCACCCACACCTGCGCCGTCTATTGCCGGTTCTGCTTCCGCCGCGAGATGGTCGGGCCAGAAGGCCTGAAGCCGCTGACCACCGAGACCCTCGACGCGGCGCTGGCCTACATCGCCGGCCGCCCGGAGATCTGGGAGGTGATCCTCACGGGCGGCGATCCCTTCGTCCTGTCCCCTCGCCGGCTAGCCGACATCTCCGCCCGCCTGGCCCGGATCGAGCATGTGAAGGTCGTGCGCTACCACACCCGCGTGCCGGTGGTGGACCCGGCGGCGGTGACCGATGAACTGGTCGAAGCGATCAAGTGCGAGGGCAAGGCGGTCTATGTCGCCCTGCACGCCAACCATCCGCGCGAGCTGACCACGGCGGCGCGGGCCGCCTGCGCCAGGATCGTCGACGCCGGCCTGCCGATGCTGAGCCAGACGGTGCTGCTGAAGGGCGTCAACGACGATCCGGAGGTGCTGGGCGCGCTGATGCGCGGCTTCGTCGAGACTCGGATCAAGCCCTACTACCTGCACCAGGGCGACCTTGCGCCGGGCACCTCGCACCTGCGGACCAGCGTCGAGGAAGGCCAGGCGGTGATGCGCGCCATGCGCGGCCGCTTCTCGGGCCTCTGCCAGCCGACCTACGTTCTCGACATCCCCGACGGCCACGGCAAGGTCCCCATCGGCCCGAACTATGTGGGCGAGGCCAGCGTCGAGGACCCTCAGGGAACCACGCACGCCTATCCGCCGAAGGGCTAG
- a CDS encoding DUF2306 domain-containing protein: protein MSTTYPSVTASSLAATALRWAGVAWFLVAAFGQAAFIWFILAFYGVRTARGDFAAWNDKPLIDGYVAGDDAGNFVFAAHALLASAVTLMGLMQLVPGLRRTRPVLHRWTGRSFLAIASFMALSGIWLAVVRGTYLSVVSAVAILVNGLLILLFAGLAWRSAVQRRFERHRIWAMRTFMVVSGVWFLRVGLMGWVLVNQGPVGMTDDMSGPADVVLVFGSYLIPLTLLELYFAASRRENIGLKAFAAAVVFLAAAYTAAGVFGTVAFMWGPYL from the coding sequence ATGTCGACCACATATCCTTCCGTCACCGCCTCGAGCCTGGCCGCGACCGCTCTGCGTTGGGCGGGCGTCGCATGGTTCCTCGTCGCCGCCTTTGGGCAAGCCGCCTTCATCTGGTTCATCCTGGCCTTCTATGGAGTCCGCACCGCGCGCGGAGACTTCGCCGCCTGGAATGACAAGCCCCTGATCGATGGTTATGTCGCTGGCGACGATGCCGGCAATTTCGTCTTCGCCGCCCACGCTCTCTTGGCGTCGGCCGTGACGCTGATGGGCCTGATGCAACTCGTGCCCGGCTTGCGTCGAACTCGGCCGGTCCTGCACCGCTGGACGGGGCGGAGCTTCCTCGCAATCGCCAGTTTCATGGCTTTGAGCGGGATCTGGCTGGCTGTGGTCCGCGGAACCTATCTCTCGGTCGTTTCGGCGGTCGCCATTCTGGTCAACGGCCTGCTCATCCTGCTCTTCGCCGGCCTGGCCTGGCGCAGCGCGGTCCAGCGCCGCTTCGAGCGCCATCGGATCTGGGCCATGCGCACCTTCATGGTCGTGAGCGGCGTCTGGTTCCTGAGGGTCGGGCTTATGGGGTGGGTCCTGGTCAACCAGGGGCCCGTAGGCATGACCGACGACATGTCCGGCCCCGCCGACGTCGTGCTCGTCTTCGGCAGCTACCTGATCCCGCTGACCTTGCTTGAGCTCTATTTCGCTGCGTCCAGGCGCGAAAATATCGGCCTGAAGGCGTTCGCCGCTGCCGTGGTCTTCCTGGCCGCGGCCTATACGGCGGCCGGCGTGTTCGGGACGGTCGCTTTCATGTGGGGGCCTTACCTGTAG